The BD1-7 clade bacterium genome segment TGTGTTATCGGTCATATATAAACCTCTTATTGATGACGATATGCCATCTATATCTATCTATCAATTCAATCAGTAACTGTGTTTTGAGACTAAACAGATACAGGGCGTTTTTCAAGCACTTCATCTATGAGCCCATATTCCTTCGATTGGTGCGCATCCATAAAGTTGTCACGATCTGTATCGTTCTCAATAGTCTCTGGCGTCTGACCTGTATGATCAGCGAGGATACGGTTAAGCCTCTCACGTACCAATAAAATCTCTTTGGCCTGGATTTGAATATCCGTCGATTGGCCTTGAGCGCCGCCGAGCGGCTGATGGATCATCATGCGCGCATTCGGCAAGCAATAACGCTTACCAGGTGCACCTGCTGCCAATAGAACCGCCCCCATACTTGCTGCCTGCCCAAGACAAATAGTGCTTACATCAGGTTTTACGAACTGCATCGTGTCATAGATTGAAAGACCCGCAGTTACCGAACCACCTGGAGAATTGATATATATATGAATGTCCTTGTCAGGGTTTTCTGACTCAAGGAACAAAAGCTGAGCGACAATCAGGTTTGCCATGTGATCATCCACAGGGCCAATACAAAAAATGACACGCTCTTTCAGCAGGCGGGAATAAATATCAAATGAGCGTTCACCACGGCCGGTTTGCTCGATAACCATCGGTACGAGGCCAAGGTTTTGAATATCAATGCTGCTTGATGACATCGTTATTGAATTCCTATCAGATATTATTAGTTTCAGCCAAAACGAAAAACGGCTACACCTGAACGAGTGTAGCCGTTTTACAAATAATGCGAAACGCTTTTTGGCGAATTACGACTGCTGTTGAGCAGCTGCAACCTTAGCCATAAGGTCTTCGTAGCTTAATGGCTCGTCAACAACATTAGCATCAGCAACTAACAGATCGACAACGCTGTCTTCCATTACCATTGCTTCAACTTGTGCCAATTGTTGCTGGTTGCTGTAATAGTAATCAACAACCTCTTCTGCCTTTTCATAAGCAGAAGCCAACTCGTCCACTGCAGCACGAACATCATCTGCATCGGCTTTAACTTCTTTGTCTTCAACGACCTGAGAAAGTAACAAACCCAGCGACACACGACGAGTCGCTTGTTCGCTGAACATTTCCGCAGGAAGAAGACTGTTTAGATCAAGCTTTTCAGGATCGAGACTACCACCAAACTGCTGCAGCATCTGCTGACGCATGGTGTTCACTTCCTGATTAATCAAAGCGCCGGGAACTTCAATCGTGTTCTGCTCTAGAACAGCGTCCATCACCTGCTGCTTAACACGGTTTTTCAACGCAGCTTTAAGCTCACGTGCCATGTTCTTTTTAACTTCTACTTTCAGCGTCTCAAGATCAGATCCTTCGATGCCGAATTTGCTAATAAATTCTTCGTCGATTTCTGGCAGCTTGCGCTCTTTTACTGAATTGACTTTGACCTTGAATACTACGTCCTGACCTTTCAGCTCTTCAGCATGATAATCTTCAGGGAACGTTAGATTCAGTTCTTTCTCATCGCCAGCTTTTAGCCCAACAATGCCATCTTCGAAGCCCGGAATCATGCTCTTTGAGCCCAATTCCAAATCCTGCCCTTCACCTTTACCACCTTCAAAAGCTTCTTCGCCTTTGAAACCGTCGTAATCAATATTTACCTGATCACCCTCGGCTGCAGCACGATCTGCATCTTCCCAAGACGCCTGCTGAGTACGCAGTGTTTCAATCATCTGATCAACATCTTGATCATTAATTTCAGTTACTGGGCGAAGAATTTCAACGCCATCAAGATTATTCAGCTTGATCTCTGGGTAAACTTCAAAGGTCGCTGTAAATACAAAGTCTTTATCCTTTGCCGCTTCCTTGGCATCCACTTCTGGCTGACCGGCAGGACGCAACTCTTCTTGGGTGACTGCCTCTTGGAAAGAAGAAGACATCATTTCGCCCAAAACTTCCTGACGTACACCTTCACCGTAACGCTGACGAACAACTTTAGAAGGCACTTTGCCTTTACGGAAACCGTCCAATTGTACTTTTGGAGCTAGTTCCTTAATGCGCTGATCAACTTCGGTTTGTATTTTATCTGCTGGAATAGTGATCGTCAGACGACGCTCTAATCCTGATGTTGTTTCAACAGAAACCTGCATCTAAAACCTCTGAAAAACATTTCTGTATGTAAATTGTGTGAGACAGGGGGGGGAGGATCTTTATAAGATGGTGCGAGAGGAGAGACTCGAACTCTCACGCCTTTCGACACTAGAACCTAAATCTAGCGCGTCTACCAATTCCGCCACTCTCGCTATAAGTTGAGAGCAACTCCCAACTGAGGCGCGTATTAAACACTAGGTTTTTGGGCCTTGCAAGCCCTTGTTTTAAAAAACTTTGCAAGGCCAAGACGGGATTAAACCCGCTCAATCACAGTGCTGATGCCCTGGCCCATTCCGATACACATAGTAGCCAAACCAACGCTCTTATCACGCTGCTCCAACAGATTAATCAATGTAGTCACCAAACGCGTACCGCTGCACCCCAGAGGGTGCCCTAGCGCTATCGCACCGCCATGCAAGTTAACCTTCTCATCCATTAGATCCAGCAAGCCAAGATCTTTCAATACTGGCAGCGATTGCGCGGAGAATGCTTCGTTTAATTCAACAATATCAACATCGCCGATTTCCATACCGCAACGCCTAAGGGCCTTCTGAGTCGCTGGCACCGGGCCATAACCCATAATCGAAGGGTCAACACCCACAACTGACATCGCCCTCAACCTCGCTCGGGGCTTCAAACCAAGATCCCTGGCTTTCTGCATCGACATCACCAGTGTTGCTGACGCCCCATCAGTAATCTGCGAGGAGTTTCCGGCTGTTACGGTTCCATTTTTCGGATCAAAAGCCGCCTTTAAACGACCCAACCCCTCCACGCTTGTTTCTGGGCGAATGGTTGTATCGTCTTCAACCAGCACTTTATTACCGATTTCATCATGCCCCTCAACGGCCACGATTTCACTTTTGAATAAACCGGCCTGAGATGCCTCGAATGCCTTCGTATGAGAGCGCACAGCAAATTCATCTTGCTGGGTTCGATTAATACCATGAAGCATTGCCAAACCTTCTGCAGTAATCCCCATCATCGCCGACGCCTTCGCAACGTACTTTGAAGCCGCCGGATTAAAATTCGCACCTTTCATCATAGGAACATGCCCCATATGCTCAACACCACCAGCAATACAGACATCACCGTAGCCCGCCATAATGGCCTGCGCAGCAGAATGCAATGCCGACATAGAAGACCCACAAAGACGATTTATCGTTTGCGCCCCAACACTGTGAGGCAAACCGGTCATCACCGCCATATTACGCGCAATGTTATGCCCCTGCTCTTCGGTTTGGTTCACACACCCCCAAAGTACATCTTCAATTTCCAATGGATCGAGTGCCGCGTTTCGGCTTAACAGCGCATCAACAAGAGTCGCCGAGAGATTTTCTGCGCGCACATTCCGGAATACTCCATCGCGAGAACGTGCCATGGGTGTACGTACACAATCAACGATTACGACATCATTCAATTCAACACTCATTATGCAGCACCTCCAAAGGCGAACAGGCTTTTTCCGTTTGCAGCGTATTTTTTTAGTAACTCAGGTGCGTGATACATCGCCCCCAGATCATGATACTTTTTCGATTGCTCAATCATGTTCGCAATACCGACTGACTCGATATAGCGAATTGGGCCTCCTCTAAAGAGTGGAAACCCAATTCCCATCAGCAGCCCCATATCGGCATCGACGGCATTACTGACGATGCCGTCTTCGATACAACGGGCGACCTCAAAACACATCGGAATCATCAGACGCTCTATAACCTCCTCATCGGTAAACTTACCCTGCCCCGTTACCGCTGGAGCAATCACGGATGAAACTGTATCGTCCGCAGCCTTGCGCGGCTTGCCCTTTTTATCTGGCTGGTAGCTATAGAATCCAGCACCGTTTTTCTGCCCAAGGCGATTTGCCTCAAGCATCAGCTGCATTGCCGACACTTCGTCGAATTGCATGCGACCCGGAAAGCCCTCCGCCATAACCTGTGCTGCGTGACAGCCTGTATCGATACCTACAACGTCAATTAGGTATGCCGGTCCCATGGGCCACCCCCACTTTTCCATAACCTTATCGACGGCAAGAAAATCCGCTCCATCACGAACGAGCAGATTAAACCCATTCAAATACGGAAATAGCACTCGGTTAACATAAAACCCTGGGCAATCATTAACCACGATCGGCGTTTTACCCATATCGAGAGCTAACTTAACAACTTTCCCAACGGTCGCCTCACTGGTTTTCGCGCCACGAATAACCTCAACTAATGGCATTCGATGAACCGGATTAAAAAAGTGCATCCCACAAAAATTTTCTGGGCGCGCTATGCCCTCGGCCATTTTACTGATCGACAATGTAGACGTGTTGGACGCGATCACAGTGTCAGTTGGTACGTTCTTTTCAACCTCAGACAATACAGATTGCTTTATATCAAGGCGCTCAACAACCGCCTCAACGATGGCGTCGGCATCGGAAAAATCCTCATAATGCAGAACCGGGTGAATCCTACTAATGATATGTGCCATTTCAGCTGCAGACATCCGCCCGCGATCTACACGCTTAGATAGCAATTTAGTAGCCTCCTCCATTCCTTGATCGAGACCTGCCTGAGCAACATCTTTCATGACCACTTGCTTACCTTTAAAACCAGCCTGGTAGGCAATACCGCCCCCCATGATACCCGCACCGACAACCGCCACCTTATCAATAGATGCGGTACCCTGCGCTGCTGTCTTGTTGCGCTTCGATAGATCCTGTTCATTAAGAAACAAGCCAATCAAGTTGCCACTAACTTCTGTTTTTGCGAGACGACTAAAATACTTGGCCTCAACTTTAATCGCTGCTTCTCGATGTAGCGAACAACTCTTCTCAATCGATTTAACGGAGGTTAACGGCGCTGGCATATTCGGTCCTGCTTGCGACGCCACCAATCCCTTCGCGGTTGTGAACGCCATGATACGCTCCATGTCATTCAGCATAACCGGGTTAGTTTTAACCTCACGGATGCGCGCGATACTGAGCTTACCTGCATTAGCTTGTGCAATTAACGACAAACCCGATGCAACAAGCTGATCGGACGCAACAACCGCATCCGCCAAACCTACTGCAAGCGCAGCATCAGGCCGATATTCTTTGCCAGTTGCAATCCATTCAACGGCGTTATCGACACCAATCAAACGCGGCAAACGAATAGTGCCACCAAAACCTGGATTAATACCCAACTTCACCTCGGGTAGCCCGACTTTCGCACGCGTCGACAAAACCCTGAAATCCGTCGATAGCGCCAATTCAAGCCCGCCACCCAACGCAATACCGTCCACAAGAGATACCGTTGGAAATGGCACATCTTCAAGCCCGGCAAAAACTTCATTAAAGCTCACAACGTTTGCTGCGATCTCTTCTTCAGAATGATCGAAGAGACTATGGAATTGCTTGATATCCGCACCAACAACAAACGAATCCTTCCTACTCTCAATTAGCAAGCCTTGGATTTTTCCGTGTTCATTCATCGCTGTGACACTGGCTTTTAATTCGTCCAGCGTTGCCAAATCAAACTTATTGACCGGCTCATGTTTATTGTCAAAAAGCATGGTCGCTATGCCGGCGTCGTCGACGGACACAGATATGGTTTCACCTTGAAATATCATGCAGACCTCTGGATTGTTCATCACGTATGGATAGAGTGGATATACAACTGAGTGTTATCGGGCTGACTGCTTCGCATTACGACATTTCAAGGAGAATAAACCATGAACATCGACCAAGACGGCAGAACTCGCTCGCTAACCTAACGAATTCAGTCAAGTCAGCTTAGCAATGAACCATTTCATCTGCCAATATCAGCCACCTCAAAAGCGTGACTGTTGACCAAAATCATGATTCTGCAAGGAGAGGTAGGGAAACACACCCGCATTCAAGTGAGACAGGCTGAATCAAATCGATAACAACCACCCAACCAATCGAGCACTTCACGCGCAGCAGGATGATTAATATTGGCGAAGCAGCTTCGCATTGCCTGCCGCTCATCATCATCCAGCCGCTCTAAACCAACCTCTGTCATCTGTCGCAGATAGCACTGCAATGCATCGGACAAAGCGCGCCCTTGATTGTTCAGCACCACTTTCAGACGCTCTTCAGCCGCTCCATCCAATTTGAACGTTTCAAGCACTAGTCTGGCAAGTGCCGGGGGATTCATCGGGTTGATCATCAAGCCATTGACATACGGCATAATTGACGCCAATTCACACATTGATTTTAACGGAATAAAAGGACTGGTCTTGCGACCATCATTGACACGGGAGTTATCCCAAAGAACAGGCTTACGTTGAAATATTTCAGCCATCTGCTCAAGGTGAGCGCGGGAATAAGATTCAGAAATAACCTTCTCACCCGTCCAAAACACATCAACACTTGAGTGAAGCCCCTGTCCAATCTCTCGCAGATAACCAGGCGGCTTACACCCAAACACCTCCGACAAAATAGGATCAAACGAATAATACGTAGGGCAGAACACCCATCGTTTTACATCTATCGAACACCGCAGGTATTCGACCATCGCAAGTTGCAGCGATGCCAAGTTGGGTTTATCACCACGCATATCATCAAACAACAACCCCACCTCATCGATACCGATGGAATGGAGCTGCGCGAGCTTTGCCAAAAGATGCGTTTCTGCCGTTTTGTTTAACGGCCATTGATCGTGCAATCCCAGAGGACTGAAACCCACTCCAAAAGCGATTCCTGCGTTGCGACATGCGCGCGAAAGCTCTTGAAGTCTAGTTAACTCATCTTGATCAAATAGCTGTGCCCAGTCGGCTCGTAGCTTTCGACATGCCTTTGGGGCATACCAGTAACTATCGAACCCATGCTCGGCCAGAAATCGAATCTGCTCAAGGCGTTCTTCGTGCGTCCAGCTTCTGCCATAGAAGCCCTCTATCACACCAGCATGCATCCCTGCCTCCTGCATTTACTTAACCACGGTAGTATCGCGACGGTACAAACGGCGTGCGAACGACCTCAACGGGCAGCTTTTTACCACGTACTTCAGCATACAAAACTGATAATCCGGCGCACTGACTATCGATATACCCCATAGCCACAGGCTTTTGTAGAGAGGGGCCAAAACCGCCACTTGTCACATGCCCGATTTGCGCACCGTCTTCAGTAAAGAGATTGGCACCTTCACGCACAGGCGCACGCCCCTGACCGAGCAAACCAACGCGTTTTATCGCTGATCCGTGCGCCATCTGCTCCAACACGATATCTGCACCAACAAACCCGCCTTCACGTGCACCACCAGCGCGGCGGTCTTTGGCGATCGCCCAATTAAGCGATGCATCGACAGGATTGAGCTGCTCATTGAGCTCATGACCGTACAGGCATAAGCCCGCTTCCAAACGTAGCGAATCACGCGCACCCAAGCCAATCGGCTCTACATCACTATGAGCGACCAATCTTTTTGCCAATTCAACAGCCTTATCATTGGCTACCGACAATTCAAAACCATCTTCACCTGTGTATCCAGAGCGTGTCACCCAGCATTCGATGTGATCAATATCGACCCATTTACCGTCCATGAATACCATGTCAGAAATATCAGCACCCAAGTCACGCAAAACACTTGCAGCCTTCGGCCCTTGCAGTGCCAATAGCGCTCGGTCATCCAGATAGGTTACCTGGGCACGATCACCAATGAGCTTCTTCAAGTAGGGAATATCTACGGATTTGCGATCTGCATTAACAACGAGAATAAAATCGATCTCTCTGCGACAAATCATCAGATCATCAACAACTCCGCCATCATCTTTCAGAAGCAAGCTATAACACTGCTTACCGACATCAAGATCAGCTAAGTTTGCCGGAAATATCGACTCAAGTACCTCAGCAACGTTATCACCCGTAACCTGTACCTGCCCCATATGGGAGACATCAAACAGACCGGCCGCCTCGCGGGTATGCAGGTGCTCTTTCAGCACGCCCATGGGATATTGCACCGGCATGTTATAACCCGCAAACGGCACCATTTTGGCACCGTTGTCGATATGCCACTGATTTAAAGGGGTAGTTTTAAGTTCTGTACTCACAATAACGGACTCATTTAATACAGGGCCGACATCAACAATCACGGCACCTTAAACATGGATTTACATAACAATTGGCGGCACACGTCGCCAATTCACAAGATAGATATAGATAGGAATACGACTAAATAATTCAGCCGGGTGAATATCAGGTGAGCGCACCAGCCTTGGGAAACAACGCAAAGAAGTTATCTGTCGTTTGTTCCGCTAGCGCATCAAACGAAATACCACGCATTTCACTGATAAAGCGTGCGACGTCAGCAGTGTGCTTCGGGAAGTTAGGCTTGCCGCGAAACGGCACGGGAGTTAAATACGGTGAATCCGTTTCAACCAGCATACGATCAAGCGGGATTTCCCGTGCAACTTCTTGCAGCTGCGCCGCATTTTTAAACGTTACAATGCCAGAAAACGAAATATAGAAACCCAGATCGATGGCTCGCATCGCCATATCCAGATCTTCAGTAAAACAATGAAGAACGCCAACCGAGCGCCTGCATACATGCTGATCCAAAATCGCGAGGGTATCTTCTTTTGCATCACGCGTATGTATAATCACTGGTAGCTCCAGCGAGCGCGCAACCTCTAAGTGCATTACGAGGCTTTCATGCTGAACTTCAGCAGTATCTTTCGTGTAAAAGTAATCGAGGCCTGTTTCACCAATCGCGACGACCTTTTTGTGATCCGCACAATCAATTAACTGCTCAGCAGAGATGCGCTCAGAGACATCCATTGGATGAACTCCAACAGACGCGTAAACGTTGTCGTATGTATCCGCGATCGATTTCACGGCTGCCGCATTGCCCATATCAATACCGACACACAGCATATGATTTACACCCGCCTCTTGCGCCTCACGCACAACACAATCGAGCGTCGGCTCTTCGAGCTTATCAAGTTTTAGACGGTCAAGATGGCAATGGGAATCTACTAACATAATATCCGAGGGCTTACTGTTTAGTTTTAATGCAGCCAAACGCAACGACGCCGTTACTAACCTCCACTCACTGGCGGAAAAAACGCAACTTCATCACCATCATTCACGGGTGGATTTCCCTTCACAATTTGATGATTCAGTGCAGTTACTATGCCGTCAGCAGTGATGTTATCGGCAAAATCATTGCCACGCTGATCACGAATGCGCGCGATAATATCATGAATTGATTGAATGTCGGAATCAAAGCCAAGATCTAGGCTTTCAACACCCAAATTCTCACGAAGCTTGGCAAAAAATAAGACTCGAATCATCGCTCCCAATCTCCTGACTTGCCGCCGGTTTTCTCGAGCAATCGGACATTGCCGATCACCATGGATTTATCGACAGCTTTGCACATATCGTAAATCGTCAATGCCGCGACCGATGCAGCAGTTAATGCCTCCATCTCTACTCCGGTTTTGGCATCCAACTTACATGTCGCCTGAATTAGCAATCGGGCACTGTGGCCATCATCGCAGCATTCTGTAACATGATGATCAAAATGCACCTTAACGCTAGTTAACGATAACGGATGACACAGAGGGATCAAATCGCTGCACTTTTTGGCCGCTTGAATACCCGCAATTCTCGCGACGGCCAGCACATCGCCTTTTTTATGCCCACCTTCAAGAATTAAGCCAAGCGTCTCCGACGTCATGGAAACCTCTGCCGCCGCTGTCGCAGATCGGCTCGTGATCTGTTTATTTGTCACATCGACCATGTGGGCGTTACCCTGCTGGTCAAGGTGGGTTAATCCATCGCGCTCTGAATCTGCCATCGTTGTCACTTAATCTGCATAAGATTGAATTCAATGCATGAACGCACCGAAAAATACTAAACCATCACCCAATCGTCATGAGTACGAGCCGAGGGATCTGATTCAACGCACTCGAGGCTACGATAGTAATCAATACCCTCCCGCTCAATTCTTTCTAGCTGCTCGCGATCCATCAGCATATGTAAATGCGCCATCGCTTCGCCCAACGCCAAGCCCATTTCAGAGAAACCGATTTCTCTACCAAACAAAGGCTTCATCAGCTCAATCGCTTTTTTCGGCATCACACATTCAGACAGCAGCACGACCAACTGACGCTCATGATGATCAATCAACTCATGGCATCGCTTATGCAACCCATAAAACGGTTTATTGTGCGCTGGCAAAACAAACGTATCTTCAGGCAATACCAGCAACGCGCGTAAAGACGCATACCAATTATGTAGCGGTGATGCCTCAGGCTCTGTCGCCAACACACTAACATTGGGCGAGATACGCGGCAGAACCTGGTCGCCTGCTATGAGTAGGTTTTCATCCGAATTATAAAGACATACATGCTCTAGAGAATGCCCTGCCCCAGTGATAATTTGCCATTGGCGCCCCCCCATCGTCAGTGAGTCACCTTCTTTTAATCGGCGATAAGCACCCGGAACGGTTGAGACGATGCCCTTCATGCCCACTCGATCTTGCATGAAGTCAATAAAGTCATCACCCAAACCGGCACGGCGGTAGAAAGACTCCGCCTGCCAATGCATGCGATTAGTGCCGGTATAACCACGAATGGCAAAATACTCAGCCTGCGACATCAGCAACGGACACCGCCAACGATCACACAGCCACCCCGCCAGCCCGACATGATCTGGGTGCAAGTGTGTAACCAACACTCGACCGATAGGCTTATCTTGGCAATACGTTGCAAAGATCTGCTCCCAAGCATCCTTGGTATCCGGCAGATTGATTCCAGTATCGATAACCGTCCAGCTATCACCCTCATCAATCATGTAGAGATTAATATGATTCAATGCCATAGGGAGTGGCATTCGCAGCCAAAAAATACCGCCAGCAACCTCTACAAGCTCGCCCGCATTGGGCTCCTGCGTTTCAATCATCTCAACTTGCATTGGCGATTTCCTCTCCGCTTTCTGTAGTGTCTCCGACGCTCGAATCCGAAGCTGCAGGCGCCGCTTGCGATGCATGCAAAGCCGCAACATACGAAAATGTCATTGCTGGCCCGATAGTGGCTCCGGCGCCTGGATAGCTATTCCCCATCACAGACGCACTGCTATTGCCAGTAACGTAAAGTCCTTCGATTGGCTGCCCCGCAACATCCAACGCCCGCCCATATTCATCCGTCATCACACCGCCTTTGGTGCCTAAATCACCAGGCCACAGCTCGATTGCGTAAAATGGCGGCTTAACGAGCCCCCAAAGGCACGGGTTGGGCTTGATGCGGTGATCACTATAGTAAACATCAATCGGCGTACTGCCTTTGCCAAAGTCAGCATCAACACCGTCTTTACCAAATTCTTCCAGCTTGCTTGCCGTCTCACATAAACCTTTCGGATCGATGCCACAGGCCTCGGCCAGTGCTTCTAGGGTATCTGCTTTGCGAATCCAACCACTATCAAAAAGGTCTTTCGCAGCGGTATCCGGCACAAACTTACCCGGCCCCAATGCTATGCCAAGCGGGTATTCTTTGCGGTAACGCCCATCAAATACGAAATAGGCAGGAATCGAACAACCCGTCTTTTCATGATCGGCATACTGGCTTTTCACGAAGTCTTCATACGGTTCAGCCTCATTACAGAAGCGTTCACCACGCTTATTGACCACCATTGAACCTGGCATGGTCTTACCAACAATAAATGCCTCGACCTTGCCATCAGGCAAGCGCATCGTCGGCGTCCACCAAGCGTAATCCATCATTCCCAACTTGGCATTCATCTGCGACGCCATTCGAATTCCATCGCCAGTATCGCCCTCATTGGCCGCCGTCCAATCCGATGAGCTCTCACCTTTATGGTATTTCGAACGCCACTCATCATTATTTGAGAAGCCTCCTGTTGCCAGCAACACCCCGGCGCGCGCGCCGATACGTATTGACTTGCCGTCTTTCTCAGCAACAACACCAACAATTCGACCGTTTTCAACGACTAGTTCTTGCGCCGGGCAATTTAGCCACAACAGGATATCTTTCTGCTCAAGGCTCTTTCTCAAACGGCCCACCAGCGCCCGCCCAAGCGTAAGCCGGTTATCAGGCAGTCGTTTTAAGCGTGAACGCACATCGAGCCAAAACGAGAATAACCGCTTGAAGATAACCACATGAGAACGCCAGGTAAAACTGAAAACCTGATGCGCCTCGTCGGCTGTCATCGAGAAGTTTTTGTGATAATCGTAATCAGGCATTCGCATCTGGGCCGATAACACCGACCCTAGTTGACGCTGCGTATAAGGTTTGGGGNCAAGAGAACGTGCGCCGAGTTTGCCGCCGGCTTTTTCAGAATAGTAATCGGGGTATTCTGGCGCGGGGTCATACTGCACTAGGCTGTGCTTTTCGAGAAACTCGAGCATCTGCGGCCCCTGATTAATATATGCACGCAACTTATCGCGCGGCACATCCTCAGAAACAACAGCGTCGAGGTAGGTAAATGCCTCTTCATCACTATCATTGATTGCGGCAGATGACATGCGATGATTATTCGGCACCCAAATAACACCACCAGAAAGCGCGGTAGTACCGCCATAGCAATCGGCCTTTTCGATAACTAGCGTATCCAGCCCACTTTCATGTGCCGTAACTGCCCCCGTCATCGCCCCTGCTCCGCTTCCTACAACGAGGAAGTCGACTTCTTTATCCCACATAGCCAGCCGTCAATTATGATTATTTTTGACAGCCAACCATATCGGATTTACACCAAAAATTCTTCTACTTACAGACATTTAATATGCTAAG includes the following:
- the clpP gene encoding ATP-dependent Clp protease proteolytic subunit, which gives rise to MSSSSIDIQNLGLVPMVIEQTGRGERSFDIYSRLLKERVIFCIGPVDDHMANLIVAQLLFLESENPDKDIHIYINSPGGSVTAGLSIYDTMQFVKPDVSTICLGQAASMGAVLLAAGAPGKRYCLPNARMMIHQPLGGAQGQSTDIQIQAKEILLVRERLNRILADHTGQTPETIENDTDRDNFMDAHQSKEYGLIDEVLEKRPVSV
- the tig gene encoding Trigger factor, translated to MQVSVETTSGLERRLTITIPADKIQTEVDQRIKELAPKVQLDGFRKGKVPSKVVRQRYGEGVRQEVLGEMMSSSFQEAVTQEELRPAGQPEVDAKEAAKDKDFVFTATFEVYPEIKLNNLDGVEILRPVTEINDQDVDQMIETLRTQQASWEDADRAAAEGDQVNIDYDGFKGEEAFEGGKGEGQDLELGSKSMIPGFEDGIVGLKAGDEKELNLTFPEDYHAEELKGQDVVFKVKVNSVKERKLPEIDEEFISKFGIEGSDLETLKVEVKKNMARELKAALKNRVKQQVMDAVLEQNTIEVPGALINQEVNTMRQQMLQQFGGSLDPEKLDLNSLLPAEMFSEQATRRVSLGLLLSQVVEDKEVKADADDVRAAVDELASAYEKAEEVVDYYYSNQQQLAQVEAMVMEDSVVDLLVADANVVDEPLSYEDLMAKVAAAQQQS
- the fadA_4 gene encoding 3-ketoacyl-CoA thiolase codes for the protein MSVELNDVVIVDCVRTPMARSRDGVFRNVRAENLSATLVDALLSRNAALDPLEIEDVLWGCVNQTEEQGHNIARNMAVMTGLPHSVGAQTINRLCGSSMSALHSAAQAIMAGYGDVCIAGGVEHMGHVPMMKGANFNPAASKYVAKASAMMGITAEGLAMLHGINRTQQDEFAVRSHTKAFEASQAGLFKSEIVAVEGHDEIGNKVLVEDDTTIRPETSVEGLGRLKAAFDPKNGTVTAGNSSQITDGASATLVMSMQKARDLGLKPRARLRAMSVVGVDPSIMGYGPVPATQKALRRCGMEIGDVDIVELNEAFSAQSLPVLKDLGLLDLMDEKVNLHGGAIALGHPLGCSGTRLVTTLINLLEQRDKSVGLATMCIGMGQGISTVIERV
- the fadB_1 gene encoding Fatty acid oxidation complex subunit alpha; translated protein: MIFQGETISVSVDDAGIATMLFDNKHEPVNKFDLATLDELKASVTAMNEHGKIQGLLIESRKDSFVVGADIKQFHSLFDHSEEEIAANVVSFNEVFAGLEDVPFPTVSLVDGIALGGGLELALSTDFRVLSTRAKVGLPEVKLGINPGFGGTIRLPRLIGVDNAVEWIATGKEYRPDAALAVGLADAVVASDQLVASGLSLIAQANAGKLSIARIREVKTNPVMLNDMERIMAFTTAKGLVASQAGPNMPAPLTSVKSIEKSCSLHREAAIKVEAKYFSRLAKTEVSGNLIGLFLNEQDLSKRNKTAAQGTASIDKVAVVGAGIMGGGIAYQAGFKGKQVVMKDVAQAGLDQGMEEATKLLSKRVDRGRMSAAEMAHIISRIHPVLHYEDFSDADAIVEAVVERLDIKQSVLSEVEKNVPTDTVIASNTSTLSISKMAEGIARPENFCGMHFFNPVHRMPLVEVIRGAKTSEATVGKVVKLALDMGKTPIVVNDCPGFYVNRVLFPYLNGFNLLVRDGADFLAVDKVMEKWGWPMGPAYLIDVVGIDTGCHAAQVMAEGFPGRMQFDEVSAMQLMLEANRLGQKNGAGFYSYQPDKKGKPRKAADDTVSSVIAPAVTGQGKFTDEEVIERLMIPMCFEVARCIEDGIVSNAVDADMGLLMGIGFPLFRGGPIRYIESVGIANMIEQSKKYHDLGAMYHAPELLKKYAANGKSLFAFGGAA
- a CDS encoding Protein O-GlcNAcase, whose product is MHAGVIEGFYGRSWTHEERLEQIRFLAEHGFDSYWYAPKACRKLRADWAQLFDQDELTRLQELSRACRNAGIAFGVGFSPLGLHDQWPLNKTAETHLLAKLAQLHSIGIDEVGLLFDDMRGDKPNLASLQLAMVEYLRCSIDVKRWVFCPTYYSFDPILSEVFGCKPPGYLREIGQGLHSSVDVFWTGEKVISESYSRAHLEQMAEIFQRKPVLWDNSRVNDGRKTSPFIPLKSMCELASIMPYVNGLMINPMNPPALARLVLETFKLDGAAEERLKVVLNNQGRALSDALQCYLRQMTEVGLERLDDDERQAMRSCFANINHPAAREVLDWLGGCYRFDSACLT
- the gcvT gene encoding Aminomethyltransferase → MIVDVGPVLNESVIVSTELKTTPLNQWHIDNGAKMVPFAGYNMPVQYPMGVLKEHLHTREAAGLFDVSHMGQVQVTGDNVAEVLESIFPANLADLDVGKQCYSLLLKDDGGVVDDLMICRREIDFILVVNADRKSVDIPYLKKLIGDRAQVTYLDDRALLALQGPKAASVLRDLGADISDMVFMDGKWVDIDHIECWVTRSGYTGEDGFELSVANDKAVELAKRLVAHSDVEPIGLGARDSLRLEAGLCLYGHELNEQLNPVDASLNWAIAKDRRAGGAREGGFVGADIVLEQMAHGSAIKRVGLLGQGRAPVREGANLFTEDGAQIGHVTSGGFGPSLQKPVAMGYIDSQCAGLSVLYAEVRGKKLPVEVVRTPFVPSRYYRG
- the ycfH gene encoding putative metal-dependent hydrolase YcfH; its protein translation is MLVDSHCHLDRLKLDKLEEPTLDCVVREAQEAGVNHMLCVGIDMGNAAAVKSIADTYDNVYASVGVHPMDVSERISAEQLIDCADHKKVVAIGETGLDYFYTKDTAEVQHESLVMHLEVARSLELPVIIHTRDAKEDTLAILDQHVCRRSVGVLHCFTEDLDMAMRAIDLGFYISFSGIVTFKNAAQLQEVAREIPLDRMLVETDSPYLTPVPFRGKPNFPKHTADVARFISEMRGISFDALAEQTTDNFFALFPKAGALT